The Anaeromusa acidaminophila DSM 3853 genome includes the window CAGCATGGGCATTGACATCGTCGACTAAGAAGGTGTCTTGTGGGAGGATTATTCCGTAAGTACCACATAGGAGGAATTTTAAATGGCTAAATTCGGTAAGAAGTATCAAGAAGCCGCCAAATTGGTGGAAGCTGACAAGTTGTATGAAGTTGCAGAAGCTTTTGAGCTTGTCAAAAAAATTGTTACTGCTAAATTCGACGAAACCGTTGAAGTGGCTGTAAAATTAGGTGTTGATCCTAAACATGCGGATCAGCAGGTGCGCGGTGCAGTAGTATTGCCGCACGGCACTGGCAAATCCAAGAGCGTTCTGGTTTTTGCTAAAGGCGAAAAAGCCAAAGAAGCCGAAGCCGCTGGTGCTGACGTTGTCGGCGCCGAGGAATTGGTGCAAAAAATCCAGGGCGGCTGGACCGATTTTGACGTAGCTGTCGCTACGCCGGATATGATGGGTCTGGTAGGTCGCTTGGGTAAAGTCTTGGGACCTCGCGGTTTAATGCCGAATCCTAAAGTTGGTACGGTTACGCTTGATGTAACTCGCGCCATCAATGAGATTAAAGCTGGTAAGATCGAATACCGTACCGATAAAGCTGGTAATATTCATGCTCCGATCGGCAAAGGTTCTTTCGAAAGCGCTAAGCTTTTGGAAAACTTCCAAACTCTCATTGAAACTTTGAACAAGGCGAAGCCTTCTGCTGCTAAAGGACAGTACATGCGTGCCATTACTGTCAGCACGACGATGGGACCTGGAATTAAAATTAATCCTACTCGCGCTACGGCAGGCAAAAAAGAATAATTGACTTTCTCGGCTGTAGAGAGCAGGCGCTTTTGCGCGTAAGGACGTTAGTCCGCCTGCAGAGGTTGAGGTGGTTGTATAGGTATGAAAGTAATTTCGTATTTTGCGACCTCTCGGCTTCAGCCGAGAGGTCGTTTCTATTTCAGCAATCTAAAGGAGGTGGATGAAATGGCCATAACCGC containing:
- the rplA gene encoding 50S ribosomal protein L1, whose amino-acid sequence is MAKFGKKYQEAAKLVEADKLYEVAEAFELVKKIVTAKFDETVEVAVKLGVDPKHADQQVRGAVVLPHGTGKSKSVLVFAKGEKAKEAEAAGADVVGAEELVQKIQGGWTDFDVAVATPDMMGLVGRLGKVLGPRGLMPNPKVGTVTLDVTRAINEIKAGKIEYRTDKAGNIHAPIGKGSFESAKLLENFQTLIETLNKAKPSAAKGQYMRAITVSTTMGPGIKINPTRATAGKKE